The genomic interval GGCGGCCATCGGCTATGCCCGCCACGGCTATCCGCTGGTCGAGCGCATCACCGACACGATCAAGACGGTCGAGAGCCTCTTCCGCGAGCACTGGGCCTCCTCGGCCGCCGTCTATCTGCCCGGCGGGGCCGTGCCGAGGCCCGGCGACCTCTTCACCAACGTCAAGCTCGCCGAGACCTACGAGCGCATCCTCCGGGAATGCGAGGGCGGTACGCGCGAGCAGGAGATCGAGCGGGCCCGCAAGGCCTGGTCACAGGGCTTCGTCGCCGAGGCCATCGACCGCTATTGCCGCACCGAGGCCGTGTTCGACGTCACCGGCCAGCACAACCGCGGCGTCCTCACCGGCCAGGACATGGCGACCTGGACCGCCACCGTCGAGGCGCCTATCCACTACGACTACGGCCGCTACCGCGTCTTCAAGCCGAGCACCTGGAGCCAGGGCCTCGCCTGCCTGCAGCAGCTTGCGCTGCTCAAGGGCTTCGACCTCGACGGCATCGACGTCGCAGGCCCGGACTTCGTCCACCTCGTCACCGAGGCCGCCAAGCTCGCCTTCGCCGACCGCGAGGCCTTCTACGGCGACCCGGCCTTCGTCGACGTGCCGATCGAGACCCTCTTGTCCGAGGCCTACAATGCCGAGCGCCGGAAGCTGATCGGCGACACCGCTTCGCTGGAGCTGCGCCCCGGCACCATCGCGGGTGCCGGCGGCAAGGTCGATGCCCGCGTCGCATCCGGCAAGCGTATCGCGGTCGGCGCGACGGGCGCCGGCGAGCCGACCGTCGGTGACATCGACACCGACCCGAACGGCGTCACCCGCGGCGACACCGTCCATTTCGACATCATCGACCGCTGGGGCAACATGGTCTCCTCGACGCCCTCGGGCGGCTGGCTGCAATCCTCGCCGGTCATCCCCGAGCTCGGCTTCTGCCTCGGCTCGCGCGCCCAGATGTTCTGGCTCGACGAGACCCACCCCGCCGCCCTCGTGCCGGGAAAACGTCCGCGCTCGACGCTGACCCCCACCATCGCCTTCCGCGATGGAGCGCCCTATCTCGCCTGGGGGTCGCCCGGCGGCGACCAGCAGGACCAGTGGATCCCGCAGATGTTCCTTCGCCACGTCCATGCCGGCATGAACATCCAGGAAGCGATCGATGCGCCCGCCTGGCACACCGAGCATTTTCCCGGCTCGTTCTGGCCGCGCACCTCGCGCCCCGGCGTCATCGTGGTCGAAAGCCGCTTCCCGCAGGCGACCATCGACGAGCTGCGCCGTCGCGGCCACGAGGTCGAGGTCGGCGGCGCCTGGTCGGAGGGCCGCCTCACCGGCGCCCGCAAGGAGGGCGTGCGCCTCAAGGCCGGCGCCAATCCGCGCGGCATGCAGGGCTACGCGGTGGGCCGATGATGAACCGGCGCGGAAGGATCGCGGCATGACCTGGTCGCTCATCGCCCGGGACGAGGCCACGGGGGCCATCGGCATTGCCGTGGCGACGCGGTTCTTCGCCGTCGGCGCGTTGCTGCCGCATATCGACCCGGCCGGCGGCGCTGTCGCCACGCAGGCCCTTCTCAACCCGACCTATGGCCCGCGCGGCCTGCGCCTCCTGCGCGAAGGCGTGCCGGCCGATGACATCGTGCGCTTCCTCGTCGCCTCCGATGCCGGCGCCGACCATCGCCAGCTCCACGTGATGGACCGCGCCGGCCGTTTCGCCGCCCATACGGGCGGGGCTTGCATCGACTGGTGCGGCCACGCGATCCATGAGGGCTTCTCGGTCGCCGGCAACATGCTGGCCGGTCCCGAGGTCATCGCCGAGACCGCCCGCGCCTTCCGCGACGGGGCGGGCCAGCCCTTCGCGCGCCGGCTTATCGCGGCGCTGAAGGCCGGCGAGGCCGCAGGCGGCGACAAGCGCGGCAAGCAGTCCGCCGCCATCCTCATCCACGAGGGCCAGGAATACCCGGCCCTGTCGCTGCGCGTCGACGACCATGCCGATCCGCTCGCCGAGCTCGAGAGACTGGAAAAGGTCTCGCGGGAGCGCTTCGTCCATTTCGCCCGATTCTTCGCCACCGCCGAGGACCCGAGCGGCACCTTCGACCGCGACGTGATCAACGCCGCCATCGATGCCGCCGTGGCCCGAGAGGCCGGCGGCTGATCCCCTTCCCCCCAACCATCAGAAGCGCCCAAGGCGCCGACATCACCAGAGGACGACACGGATGACCAAGTTGAAGCTCCTGACCGCCGCCCTCCTCGCGGCCGGTACGCTGACCGCCGCCGCGCCCGCAGCTCACGCCCAGCAATCCGTGCTGCGCATCGGCCTCGCCGAGGATCCGGATGTGCTGGATCCCTCACGCGGGCGCACCTATGTCGGCCGCATCGTCTTCGCCTCGCTCTGCGACAAGCTCTTCGACATCGACGACAAGCTGAACATCGTCCCCCAGCTCGCCCTGTCGCATGAGACCTCGGCTGACGGCCTCAGCGTCACGATCAAGCTGCGCCCCGGCGTCAAGTTCCACGACGGCGAGCCCATGGATGCCGAGGCGGTGCGCTTCACCCTCGACCGTCACATGACGCTGCAGGGCTCGTTCCGCCGGCCCGAGATCTCCGCCATCGACAAGGTCGAGGTGGTCGATCCGCTCACCGTCCGCCTGGTGCTGAAGCAGCCCTTCTCGCCGCTCCTCGCCCAGCTCACCGACCGTGCCGGCATGATCGTCAGCCCCAAGGCGGCCCGCGAAGCCGGCGAGCGCTTCGGCTCGGCCCCGGTCTGCGCCGGGCCCTACCGCTTCGTCGAGCGCGTCCAGCAGGACCGCATCGTCGTCGAGCGCTTCGCCGACTACTGGGACAAGGACAAGGTCACCATCCAGCGCATCGAGTACCGCCCGATCACCGACGCGACCGTGCGCCTCGCCAACCTGCGCTCCGGCCAGCTCGACCTGATCGAGCGGGCGCTCGCCACCGACATCCCGCAGATCCGCAGCAATCCGCAGCTGCGCCTCGCCGTCGGCGTCGACCTCGGCTACCAGGGCATCACCCTCAACATCGCCAAGTCCGATGCCGGCCGGCAGTCCTTCGGCCGCGATCCCCGCATCATCCAGGCCTTCTCGCTCGCCATCGACCGGCAGGCCATCAACCAGGTCGTGTTCAACGGCTCGGCCATGCCGGGCAACCAGTGGGTGAACCCCGACAATCCCTATTTCCAGTCGCGCTTTCCCGTGCAGCAGCGTGATGTCGCCAAGGCCCGCCAGCTGATGCAGGCGGCCGGCGTGCGCGGGCCCCTTGCCATTGATTTCATGGTGCCGAACAACCCGGAGGTCCGTCAGGTCGCCGAGGTGCTGCAGGCCATGACGGCCGAGGCCGGCTTTGACCTGAAGATCCGCGTCACCGAGTTCGCGACCTCCCTCCAGGAGGCCGAGCAGGGCCGCTACCAGGCCTATATGCTGAACTGGTCGGGCCGCACCGATCCGGATGGCAACGTCTACTCGTTCCACGCCTGCAACCAGCCGCAGAACTACGGCGGCTACTGCAATCCTGCGGTCGACGCGCTGCTCAACGAGGCCCGCACCAAGACCAGCCCGGCCGAGCGCAAGGCGATCTACGAGAAGGTCACCGAGATCCTGCTGGCCGAGGGCAACATCGTCTATCTCTACCACCGCCCCGTGGTCATCGTTCACTCCGCCCGCCTCGAGGGCTTCAAGCCGCTCCCGGACGGTCTCGTCCGCGTCGTCGGCCTGCGCTTCCGCGGCAACTGACACGATAGCGACCCATGTTCACGCTCATCGCCCGGCGCCTGATCCAGCTCATACCGACCATCTTCTTCGTGTCGGTGATGATCTTCCTCCTGCAGCAATTGCTGCCCGGAGACCCTGCCCTCGTCATGGCGGGTGAGGAGAAGGACCCGGCGGTGATCGAACAGATCCGCCAGCGCTACCGGCTCGACCAGCCGCTCCCCGTCCAGTACCTCGCCTGGATCGGGGGCGTGCTGCGCGGCGATCTCGGCGAGAGCATGCGCCTCGCCGAGCCCGTCTCCACCCTCGTCGCGCAGAAACTGCCGGTGACGGTGCAGCTCGCCATCATGGCGATGATCTTCACCCTCGGCATCGGCATTCCTGCCGGCATCATCTCGGCGGTGAAGAAGGACACGGCCTGGGACTACGTGGTCAACGTCGTCGCGCTGTGGGGCATTTCCACGCCGAACTTCTGGCTCGGCATCATGCTGATCTTCCTGTTCTCGGTGCAGCTGGGATGGCTGCCGGCCTCGGGCTATGTCTCGCCCTTCGAGGATTTCTGGGCCTCCATGGCGGCGACGATCATGCCGGCCTTCGTCCTCGGCAATTCCTTCGCCGGCGTCATCATGCGCCACACCCGCGCCGCCATGCTGCAGGTGATGGAGAGCGACTATGTGCGCACGGCGCGGGCCAAGGGCCTCGATTCCCGCACGGTCATCCTGAAGCACGCGCTGCGCAACGCGCTCACCCCGGTCATCACGCTGGGCGCGCTGGAATTCGGCACGCTGCTCTCCGGCGCGGTGCTGACCGAGCAGATCTTCTCCATCCCCGGCTTCGGCAAGCTCATCGTCGACGCCGTGTTCAACCGCGACTACGCGGTGGTGCAGGGCGTCGTGCTGATCACGGCGACGACCTATATCGTGCTGAATCTCCTGGCCGATATCGGCTACATCCTCGCCAATCCGCGGCTGAGGAGCTGACCCATGGCCGCCTCCTCCACCCTTGCGTCACCCGCCGACGACATGACCCACGAGAGCCCCGGCGCCCGCGCCTGGCGGCGCCTGAAGAAGCGCCGCACCGCCATGGTGGCGCTGGCCATCCTCGTCGTGCTGACGCTGCTGGCGGTCTTCGCGCCGCTGATCGCCACCCACGACCCGACGCAGCAGAGCTGGCGGGCGGTCCGCCAGGCCCCGTCCTGGATGCACTGGTTCGGCACCGACGAGGTCGGCCGCGACATCTTCTCCCGCATCGTCTACGGAACCCGCGCCTCGCTCTCGGCCGGCGTCATCTCGGTCGCCATCGCCATTGCCGCAGGCGTGCCGCTGGGGCTGCTCGCGGGCTATGCCGGTGGCTGGGTGGACGCGCTCATCTCGCGCATCACCGACGCCATGCTGGCGAGCCCCTTCCTCATCCTCGCCATCGCGCTCGCGGCCTTCCTCGGCCCCTCGCTGCAGAACGCCATGATCGCCATCGGCATCACCGCGACGCCGGTCTTCGTGCGCCTCACGCGCGGCCAGGTCCTGTCGATCAAGATGGAGGACTATGTCGAGGCGGCGCGGGCGGTGGGCAACACCAAGCTGCGCATCGCCTTCACCCACATCCTGCCGAACGTCATGCCGCAATTGCTGGTGCAGGGCACGCTCACCATCGCCACGGCGATTATTGCGGAAGCCTCGCTCTCCTTCCTCGGTCTCGGCCAGCAGCCGCCCGCGCCCTCCTGGGGATCGATGCTGAACGTCGCCCAGCGCTTCCTGTCGAACGCGCCGTGGATGGCGGTCTTCCCGGGGATCGCGATCTTCCTGACGGTGCTGAGCTTCAACCTGCTCGGCGACGGCCTGAGGGACGCGCTGGACCCGAAGGCGAAGTGAGGGGCGCTCGGGCCTGTCCCCGGACCGTCTTCCCCGCGTCATGCCCGGCCTTGTGCCGGGCATCCACGACTTGACCACCGCCATCAGAGGAATTCGTGGATGCCCGGGATAAACCCGGGCATGACGGGTGGAGGTTCACGCGTTAGACCCTCCCGCGCGGCGTGCGAAACGGCGACCCTTACCCCGGCAGGAAGGCCGTTCGCCCGCCCGGCTCCACGACCGTCTCCACCGGCGCGCCGTAGAGCGCCGCGAGCCGCTCCTGCGACAGGACCTCGGCGACTGGCCCCACCGCCATCACCCCACCGTCGCGCAGCAGCGCGACGCGATCGGCATGGCCGAGCGCCTGGTTCGGGTCGTGGGTCGTGAACAGGACGCCGAGCCCGTCGGCCGCCAGGCTGCGGATCTGCCGCATGACCTTGCCCTGGTTGCCGAAGTCGAGGCTCGCCGTCGGCTCGTCGAGCACGATGAAGCGTGGCTCTTGGGCGAGGGCGCGGGCGACCAGCACGAGCTGCCGCTCACCGCCCGAGATCATCGTCACGGACCGGCCGGAGAGATGGGCGATGCCGAGCCGTTCCAGCATGGCGGCGGCAACCGCCCGGTCCTTCGCGCCGGGACGGGCGAAGAGCCCGCCATGGGCCGTGCGGCCCATCAGCACCACGTCGAAGGCGGTGAAGGCGAAGGTGCCGTGATGGCTCTGCGGCACATAGGCGACGAGGCGGGCGCGCTCGCGGACCGGGATCGCCGCGAGGTCGCGCCCGTCGAGCATCACCGACCCGGCCTGGGGCGGCAGCAGTCCGAGCAGCGTCTTGAGAAGCGTCGTCTTGCCCCCACCATTGGGGCCGAGCAGCGCCAGCACCTCCCCCGCCGCGACGGCGAGGCTGACCCCCTGCCCCACGGGGTGGCCGCGATAGCCGAAGGCGAGATCCTGGGCGGCGAGCGTCACGACCAGCCCCCACGCGACGAGGCGAGGAGCCAGATAAAGAAGGGCGTCCCGATCACCGCCGTGAGGATGCCGAGCGGCACCTCGACCGGCCCAAGCGTGCGGGCAAGCGTGTCGATGAGCAGGAGATAGCCGCCGCCGAGCAGCGCCGAGGCCGGGATGAGCTTGCCGAAATCAGGGCCGACCAGGAACCGCGCGAGATGCGGCACGACCAGCCCCACCCAGCCGATGATGCCGGCGGCAGCGACGCTTGCCGCGGTGGTCAGCGTCGCCGCGACGACGATGACGATGCGCAAGAGGCCCGTGGGAAGGCCGAGGGCGCGGGCCTCCTCCTCCGGCAGCGACAACGCGTTCATCCGCCAGCGCAGCGCCACCAGGACCGCCGCGCCGATGACCACGGGACCTGCAAGCGGCAGGAGATCGGCGGGGCTCGCGGCCGAGAGGCTCCCGAGCAGCCAGAAGGTCATGGCCGGCAGCTGGTTGTAGGGATCGGCGAGCACCTTCACGAGCCCGACGCCCGCGCCGAGCAGCGCGCCCATGACCACGCCGGTCAGCACCAGGGTCAGGATCGGATCGCCCGACCGGATGGTGGAGCCGACCGCATAGACGGCCGCGACCGCCACCAGTCCGCCGACGAAGGCCGCGGCCTGGATGCCGAAGATGCCGAAGGAGAAGAGGATGGCCAGCACCGCTCCCAGCGCCGCCCCCGATGACGCCCCGAGAATGTCCGGGGAGACCAGCGGATTGCGGAACAGCCCCTGGAAGGCGGCGCCCGCAATGGCCAGCGCCGCACCGCAGGCGAGCGCCGCCAGCACGCGTGGCCCGCGGATCTGGAAGATCACCGCCTCCACCGCCGGCGACAGGCCCGAGGGCGTGCCGGTCAGGCGCGACCACAGCGCCACCGCGATATCGGTCAGGGTGACAGGAAACCGCCCCACCGCGAAGGCGACGCCGATGCCGAGGACGAGCACCGCCACCGCGACGGCCCCGCCGCTGAAGGATCGCGCCGGGCTCATGATCAGTCGCGGCCGGCGAGGACGCGGTCGATCTGCGCCTCGGTCGGGGTCACATGGTAGAACAGCGTGTGGAAGTCGCGCGTCAGCGTCCGGATGTCCTCGCTGACCAGCGCGGGATAGAGGATCTTGGCGAGCCACCAGAGCCCGGCGAGCCGGTTCACCGAGGGCGGGAAATCCACCCAGCCGAAGGGGATCTTCGGTGAGAGATGGACCCGCCCATCCGCCACCGCCTTCACCCCGCGCCAGGCCGGGTCGGACCGCACAGTGGCGGCGAAGGTCTGGTCGATGGTGATGATCACCTCGGGATTCCAGGCAAGCACCTGTTCGAGCGAGACACTGGCGAGCCCGCCGCCCATGGCGTCGCGGGCAACGTTCACCGCGCCGAGGAACTCCACCGTCTCGACATTGATGGAGCCGGCGAGGCCCGTCTCGAGGCCGCGGGGCCCGCGGGCATAGTAGACGCGGGGCCGGCGCTCCTGCGGCACGGTCTCGGTGCGTGACAGCAGCGTCTTCATCGTCTCTTCGGCCCAGTCCGACAGGAGCTTCGCCCGCCGTTCGAAGCCGGTGAGCTGGCCAAGCGTGATGTAGCTGCCGGGAATGGCGTCGAAGCGGCCGTCGAGCAGCGCATAGGGAATGCCGGTCTGCCCCTGCACGCGGTCGGCGAGTTCGGCGAAGGTGCGACGGGTCGAGCCGGAATCGAGGATGAGATCCGGGCGGAGCGCCAGCACCAGTTCGAGATTGGCGGTGTTGCCGCGGCCGGTGATGCGGCCGACCTCCGGCCGCGACCCGACCTCGGGCAGCAGGAACTCGCGTTCCTCCGGCCGATTGGCGCGCGGCCAGCCGATGAGCAGATCAGGGGCGAGCGTGTAGAGCAGGATGGCGGCCGGGGGGCCGGCCGGGAAGACACGGCCGACGCTCGCCGGGATCGGCACCTGCCGTCCCGCGCCATCGATGACGAAGGGCGTGCGCGCGAGCGCCGGCGCGGCGAGGCCCGCCGCGAGCGTACCGAGGGCCAGCCGCCTGTCGATGCGCAGGCTCATGCCGAAGCCGCCCCTGAGATCATGCCGCATGCCGCGACCTTCATGCCGCGTCTCCTTCGGTGTAGAGGTCGGCGCGACCATGCCTCGTCGTCCCATCGGCGTCGAGGGCCAGCAGGACGCATCCCCCATGACCCTCCTGAACCTCGACGGCTATACGGACCTGCCCGCAGGCAAGATCGCCGCCGTGGTGACCTATCTGGAGATGAAGGAACGGCCCGCCGCGCCACCCGCCGAGCCGTTGCCGCTCCGCCCGGTCCCCGCGCCAGACCTCGCCTGGTATCGGAGCCTCTATGCGCGGATCGGCCTCGACTGGCTGTGGACCTCCCGGCTTCTCATGACCGATGCGGAGGTCGCCGCCGTCCTGCACCACCCCGCCAATGCCCTGTTCGTCGCCGAGGAGGCGGCGGACGCGATCGGCATCGTCGAGCTCGATCGCCGAAACCCTGAGGATGTCGAGATCAGCTTCTTCGGTCTCGTGCCCGGGGCCACCGGCCAGGGCCTCGGCCCCCGGATGATGGCGGCGGCGCTTGGCCAGGCCTGGCAGCCGGAGACACGGCGCGTCTGGCTGCACACCTGCACCCTCGACCATCCGGGTGCCGTCAGCTTTTACCGGCGCTGTGGCTTCACGCCCTACAAGCGCGCCATCGAGGTGATGGACGACCCGCGGCTCACCGGCGCCATCCCGCGCGAGGCGGCGCCGCGCGTGCCCCTCATCTGAGGGTGTTGGGCACCGGCGTCCAGACGACCTCCTCGATGTGGCGGGCGCCGGTGGCAAGCATCACGAGACGCTCGAAGCCCAGCGCGATGCCGGCGGTCGGCGGCATGAGGGCGAGGGCTGCGAGAAGCTCCTCGTCGATCGGATAGGCCTCGCCATAGACGCGCTGCTTCTCCGCCATCTCCGCCGTGAAGCGGCGGCGCTGCTCGGCAGGATCAGTGAGCTCGCCAAAGGCATTGGCGAGTTCGACGCCGCAGGCATAGAGCTCGAAGCGCTCGGCGACCCGCGGGTCGGCCGCCTTGGGCCGGGCCAGCGCCGCCTCCGAGACCGGATACTCGCAAAGGATGGTCGCGCGGCCGAAGCCGAGATGCGGCTCGATCCGCTCCACCAGCACCTTCGAGAAAATGTCGGCCCAGGTGTCGTCCTCGGACACGCGGATCCCGGCGGAAACCGCCTGCCTCGCGAGGCCATCGCGGTCGGTGGCGCCCCCCTCCGCAACGGTCGCCAGCAGGTCTATGCCGGCATGGCGGCGGAAGGCTTCGGCCAGCGTCAGCCGCTCAGGCTCCAGCGCAGGATCGCAGTCGTGCCCGCGCCAGGTCAGGCGGTCGCGGCCGGCGGTGGCGCAGGCGAGGCGCATTAGGTCGGCGCAATCCGCCATCAGCTGCTCGTAAGCCTCGCCCACCCGATACCACTCGACCATGGTGAACTCGGGATGGTGCAGCGGGCCCCGCTCGCGGTTGCGGAAGACGCGGGCGAAATCGACGATGCGCGTCTCGCCGGCGGCGATGAGCTTCTTGGCGGCGAACTCGGGCGAGGTTTGGAGATAGAGCGGCTGCGCCCGCCCCTCGATGGTCAGGGCCTGCGTGGCGAAGCCGTGGAGATGCGCCTCGTTGCCCGGCGAGACCTGCAGGATGCCGGCCTCGACCTCGGTGAAGGCGCGGTCCGCGAACCAGCCCCGCAGCGCCGCCTTGATGCGGTTGCGCGACAGGAGGAACGGGCGGCGATCGGCATGGCGGTCACGGTCCCACCAGGGCGAAGCGGTCATCGGTCAGCACCCATGACCTTCGGCATCATTGCCGAAGGGCAGCCCCCCTCATAGGCTCCGCCGCTTCACGAGAAAACCTCCCCCGAGCTCTCCATGACCGATGCCCTCCACCCGCTCGACGCCGCCCTCGCCTTCACAGCCGGCGCGGACGGGGCCCTCGCCGGCCGCACTTCGCCGGCCTACTGGAACATGGTCGGGCCCTTCGGCGGGATCACCGCGGCGCAGCTCCTGAAGGCGGCGCTCGACCACCCGGCCCGCATCGGCGAGCCGGTGGCGCAGACCGTCAACTTCTGCGCGCCCATCGCCGAGGGCGACTTCGTCATCCGGGTGAAGGAGGTGCGCTCCGGCCGCTCGGTGCAGCATTTCTATGCCGAACTGGTGCAGGGCGAGACCATCGCGGCGAGCGCCACCATGGTCTTTGCCAGGCGCAGCCCGACCTGGGGCCACCACACCGCCGCGATGCCGGAGGCGCCGCCTCCGGCAGACGTGCCGGTGCTCACCAAGAAGCCGCCGCTCGCCTGGCTCGGCGCCTATGAGTTCCGCTACGTGTCAGGCCTTCCGATCATGGCGAGCGAGGCCTTCCCTGAGCCCCAGAGCGCGAAGTCGCTGATCTGGGTGGCCGACCAGCCGCCGCGGCCGCTCGACCACGTGGCGCTCGCCTCGCTCTGCGACGTCTTCATCGTCCGGGTGTTCCAGGTCCGCGGTCTCAGGACCCCCGCCGGTACCGTGTCGATGACGTCCTACTTTCACGCCAGCACCGAGGAGCTGGCACGGCAGGGCACGCGCCCCCTGCTCGCAAGGGTCGATTCGACCCGCTTCGGCGACCAGTTCCACGACCAGCAGGCCGAGCTCTGGTCCGACGAGGGCAAGCTCCTCGCCACCACCACGCAGGTGGTCTGGTTCCGCGAGTAAGTCGCGGGGGTGGCGCTTTTGCGCAACTTCGTCTATGCGACGGCGCGACAGATCACGCGGGTCAGACCCGCCAATCCCCAAGGACCCATCCCGTGCCGAAGGTCATCGCCTCCTCCGTCCGCAAGGGCAACATCCTCGAAGTCGACGGCAAGCTCTACCTGATCGTCTCCGCCCAGAACATTCATCCGGGCAAGGGCACGCCGGTCACCCAGGTCGACATGCGTCGCCTGTCCGATGGCGTGAAGGTCTCCGAGCGCTGGCGCACCACCGAAATGGTCGAGCGCGCCTATGTCGAGGACCGTCCCTACACCTACCTCTACTCGGATGGTGACGGGAACCACTTCATGAACAAGGAGACCTACGAGCAGATCGCGGTCCCTGACGACATCCTCGGCGACGCCAAGCCCTATCTCCAGAACGAGATGGAAGTGAAGCTGTCGGTCTATGAGGGCAATGCCGTGGGCATCGAGCTGCCGCAGCGCGTCACCCTCGAAGTGGTCGAGACCGAGCCGGTCACCAAGGGCCAGACGGCCTCCTCCTCCTACAAGCCCGCGATCCTCTCCAACGGCGTGCGCACGCTGGTTCCCCCGCATATCGGCGTCGGCACCCGCATCGTCGTCATGACCGAGGACGGCTCCTATTCCGAGCGCGCCAAGGACTGAGATTTTCGCTCTTGGTTGAGTGCATCAAGGCCGGGCCAACGCCCGGCCTTTTTGTTTCGGGGAAGCCTCGTGCTGATGAAGGCCCCACCCGTACCCTCCCCGCTGCGCGGGGAGGGAGACTTCGACCTCGCGCCATATGTCTGATGGGTTGAGCCAGGCAGGACGGTTGGGCGAACACCCGGGACGTCGTGGTCTCCCTCCCCGCGCAGCGGGGAGGGTGCGGGTGGGGCCTGTTGTGAGGCGCCGCGGTCCTAGACCTTCGCCATCGCCGTCGCGAAGCTCCAACTGTCCGGATAGACCTCGTAGGCCGCGACGCGGTCGCCCTCGAAGCGGAAGAGGTTCGCTGCGCGCACCTTGAGTTCCTCCCCCGTGGCGCGCACCCGCCAGTGGCCCTCCAGCACGATGACGACACCGCCCTCGCCCTCGATGCGATGGACCGTGTCGATGCCAAGGATCTCCAGGTGCTCGGCGACGCGCTTGAAGAAGGTTAGCACCTTCGGCCGTCCCTCCCAGACGCCGGCCCACGGGACGATCCCCGCCGGGCCGTTCCAGCGCACCACCACGTCGTCGGTGGTCACGGCGGCGAGGGCAGCGG from Phreatobacter oligotrophus carries:
- a CDS encoding acyl-CoA thioesterase; the protein is MTDALHPLDAALAFTAGADGALAGRTSPAYWNMVGPFGGITAAQLLKAALDHPARIGEPVAQTVNFCAPIAEGDFVIRVKEVRSGRSVQHFYAELVQGETIAASATMVFARRSPTWGHHTAAMPEAPPPADVPVLTKKPPLAWLGAYEFRYVSGLPIMASEAFPEPQSAKSLIWVADQPPRPLDHVALASLCDVFIVRVFQVRGLRTPAGTVSMTSYFHASTEELARQGTRPLLARVDSTRFGDQFHDQQAELWSDEGKLLATTTQVVWFRE
- the epmA gene encoding EF-P lysine aminoacylase EpmA; amino-acid sequence: MTASPWWDRDRHADRRPFLLSRNRIKAALRGWFADRAFTEVEAGILQVSPGNEAHLHGFATQALTIEGRAQPLYLQTSPEFAAKKLIAAGETRIVDFARVFRNRERGPLHHPEFTMVEWYRVGEAYEQLMADCADLMRLACATAGRDRLTWRGHDCDPALEPERLTLAEAFRRHAGIDLLATVAEGGATDRDGLARQAVSAGIRVSEDDTWADIFSKVLVERIEPHLGFGRATILCEYPVSEAALARPKAADPRVAERFELYACGVELANAFGELTDPAEQRRRFTAEMAEKQRVYGEAYPIDEELLAALALMPPTAGIALGFERLVMLATGARHIEEVVWTPVPNTLR
- a CDS encoding nuclear transport factor 2 family protein, with protein sequence MTQAILDRWYAALRAGDAAALAAVTTDDVVVRWNGPAGIVPWAGVWEGRPKVLTFFKRVAEHLEILGIDTVHRIEGEGGVVIVLEGHWRVRATGEELKVRAANLFRFEGDRVAAYEVYPDSWSFATAMAKV
- the efp gene encoding elongation factor P, with the protein product MPKVIASSVRKGNILEVDGKLYLIVSAQNIHPGKGTPVTQVDMRRLSDGVKVSERWRTTEMVERAYVEDRPYTYLYSDGDGNHFMNKETYEQIAVPDDILGDAKPYLQNEMEVKLSVYEGNAVGIELPQRVTLEVVETEPVTKGQTASSSYKPAILSNGVRTLVPPHIGVGTRIVVMTEDGSYSERAKD
- a CDS encoding GNAT family N-acetyltransferase — its product is MPRRPIGVEGQQDASPMTLLNLDGYTDLPAGKIAAVVTYLEMKERPAAPPAEPLPLRPVPAPDLAWYRSLYARIGLDWLWTSRLLMTDAEVAAVLHHPANALFVAEEAADAIGIVELDRRNPEDVEISFFGLVPGATGQGLGPRMMAAALGQAWQPETRRVWLHTCTLDHPGAVSFYRRCGFTPYKRAIEVMDDPRLTGAIPREAAPRVPLI